In one window of Episyrphus balteatus chromosome 3, idEpiBalt1.1, whole genome shotgun sequence DNA:
- the LOC129915057 gene encoding uncharacterized protein LOC129915057, with product MRAFLALCFIAVASGQGYNYDVNTVDSPEVIGSSSNENNVAVQSAPTPSQTITELNKEIYLYSAPEEPLHSSANSQDTIVKKKVQIIFVKAPENNVLPQVAKQITEHQTAIFILNRQPDTTDISQQLQQISEIHSQKPEVHFVKYRTAQDALNAQQTIQAQYDALGGVSKSSNVGVAEVLDYASSAPASTNEASASQLSASITGSPASGSASYLPPAVI from the exons ATGCGTGCATTTTTG GCACTTTGTTTTATTGCTGTTGCATCAGGCCAAGGGTACAACTACGATGTGAATACTGTTGATAGTCCAGAAGTTATTGGATCAAGTTCTAACGAAAATAATGTTGCTGTACAAAGTGCTCCCACTCCCTCTCAAACCATTACCGAACTCAATAAGGAAATCTACTTGTACTCTGCTCCTGAAGAACCACTTCATAGTAGTGCCAATAGCCAAGAtacaattgtgaaaaagaaaGTTCAAATTATCTTTGTCAAGGCACCAGAAAACAACGTCCTCCCACAAGTTGCAAAACAAATTACTGAACACCAAACTGCCATCTTTATCCTCAATCGACAGCCGGATACTACTGATATTTCTCAGCAATTGCAACAAATTTCAGAAATTCATTCACAAAAACCAGAAGTTCACTTTGTCAAGTATAGAACCGCTCAAGATGCCTTAAATGCTCAGCAAACCATTCAAGCACAATATGACGCACTTGGTGGAGTTTCAAAAAGCTCTAACGTAGGTGTTGCTGAAGTACTTGATTATGCCTCTAGTGCTCCAGCTTCAACTAATGAAGCTTCGGCTTCTCAACTTTCAGCGAGTATAACAGGCTCACCAGCTTCTGGATCGGCTTCATATCTGCCTCCAGCtgtcatttga
- the LOC129915058 gene encoding glycine, alanine and asparagine-rich protein-like, whose product MRGFLALCLIAAASAQYNYAPNGGASLGGSGFGGGSIGGGFSSGGGLSSGGSSGGYSSGGHSHGGGLSHGGGLSHGGGLSHGGGVSHGGSSGGFSSGGFSSGGSVGGGYSAPAQTITELNKEYYLYSAPEEQVQSGGHQQSSTTTLKKNLRVIFIKAPENNAAASAALQVAKQITEDQTAIYVLTKQPDTSELSQQLQQISEVHSAKPEVRFVKYRTAQDALQAQRTIQAQYDALGGSSHSSDEGVAPVLNYASSAPVSSNAGQGSASQFSGSVAVAPSGPVAGPAPQKSYLPPVVV is encoded by the exons ATGCGTGGATTTTTG gCCCTTTGTCTTATTGCTGCTGCATCAGCCCAATACAACTATGCTCCAAATGGTGGAGCTAGTCTAGGTGGAAGCGGCTTTGGCGGTGGCAGTATTGGAGGTGGATTCAGCAGTGGCGGTGGACTTAGCTCTGGAGGCTCCTCCGGTGGATACAGCAGCGGAGGTCATAGCCACGGTGGAGGTCTGAGTCACGGTGGAGGTCTTAGTCACGGTGGAGGTCTTAGTCACGGTGGAGGTGTAAGTCACGGTGGAAGTTCTGGTGGTTTCAGTTCCGGTGGATTCAGCTCAGGTGGAAGCGTCGGAGGTGGATACAGCGCTCCAGCACAAACCATTACCGAACTCAACAAGGAATACTACTTGTACTCTGCTCCCGAAGAACAAGTCCAATCTGGTGGACACCAACAAAGCTCAACAACAACATTGAAGAAGAACTTGCGTGTTATCTTCATCAAGGCACCAGAAAACAACGCTGCTGCCAGCGCTGCTCTCCAAGTTGCCAAGCAAATCACTGAAGATCAAACCGCCATCTATGTTCTTACCAAGCAACCCGATACTTCAGAACTTAGCCAACAATTGCAACAAATCTCTGAAGTTCATTCGGCCAAACCTGAAGTTCGCTTTGTCAAGTACAGGACCGCTCAAGATGCTCTCCAAGCTCAACGCACCATTCAAGCTCAATACGATGCTCTTGGTGGAAGCTCACACAGCTCTGATGAAGGTGTTGCCCCAGTTCTTAACTATGCATCAAGTGCACCAGTTTCAAGCAATGCCGGTCAAGGTTCAGCTTCTCAATTTTCGGGAAGTGTTGCTGTTGCTCCATCTGGACCAGTTGCTGGTCCAGCACCACAAAAGTCATACTTGCCTCCTGTTGTTGTTTAA